ACATCAGCTCTTTAAAAAAagctgcaagaaaatgaaaaggctagCCATAGTTGGGGAGAATATTTGCAATACGTGACAAATGACTGGTATCCATAATATTTAAAGAGTacttaaacaaagaaacaaacaaacaaacaaaaaccaaacccattgtctttgagtcaattctgactcatagtgaccctattggacagagtagaactgcctcatagagttttcaaggagcagctggtggattcaaactgtcgaccttttggttagcagccatagcccaccatagctcttaaacgctgcgccaccagggctccagagagtaCTTACAACTTAATAATAAGAACACAAATAGCCTGATttaagaaaaatgggcaaaagatttgaacagacacttcatgaaGAAGATATTTACAAACGGCAAACaagcacacgaaaagatgctctATGTTTTTAaccatcagggaaatacaaataaGCACCATACACCTAGAAAGACTAAAATAATGAAGACTGACAATAACAAGTACTGACAAGGATGTGAAATAACTGCAACTCATATATATTGCTGATGAGAATGAAAAatagtacaactactttggaaaacaatttggcagtttgttacaaagttaaacatatgCTTACTATATgatcctactcctaggtatttacccaagagatatGAAAACATATGACCTTGAAATGAAAACAAAGTACTTTGTGGTCCGTGGGATGAATGTTGATAGTGGCTTTATCCATAACCACCGAAGCCTGGAAGTAACCCAAACGTCCTTCAACCAGTGAACGGCTAAACAATTTTGGTACATCCATTCAATAGAATGTCacttagcaataaaaaagaatgaactactaataaatacagtgaaagagATGGCTAAATGAAGCCAGACACTACAGAGTACGTGTTATGTGATTCCTTTCATACAAACTCTAGAAAAGATAAATCTTTAGTAATGAAGCAGAGCAGTAATTGCCTGGGCCTGAGAATGGCGGCACCTGATGGGGAAGGGCCACGAGAAAACCTTTCCCATGATGGAAATGTTATATATCTTCATTGGGTGGAGGTTGCAGATCAAAACTCTTCAAACTGTACAATTAAACACTacattgcattttattttattagatgCAAATTGTATCTCACAaagctcattttaaaaatgagtgtCATTTGAAGGCCTGGCTAGGAGGTGAAGCGGGAGCTGGGGGCCAAAGGGTCAAGGACATGGCAGCAAGTTGGGAAATGCAGAGCAGGGTGGGAGGTGGCTGGGGCTTTAGGGGAGGGGGCTGAGACCCTCATCGGGGCAGCAGGGCCTCCCTTTGTGGGTTCAGGGCACAGACGTAGGCCCGTGGGATGAGTGAATGGCTCACAGGCAGAGAAGGCAGTACCTAGCTCAAAGCACGTGGAGGTTAGGGGAGAGTGCTGGACATTGATATGTGACATGTTGGGGACAGTGGTCCATTGACAACCACAGCCCCTAATAGTCAGGCAGTATGAGCTTGGACGCTTCTACAGTTCTCACTAGAGGGCTTACGGCATGTGCTGACACACGTGGTCTAGTGTATCTTGCCCTGGTGTTGTACACTGCCCCTTGGCAGACTGAGGCCTGACACAGGCTCAAGGTCACAGGGAGACTACTGCAGTCTTAACTGTTGTGTCCCTGACACTCCCCAGACAGAACCCAGGTCTTTCTGGAGAGACACTCGCCTGGGTGCTGGTTCCTATAGGTCCTCCCAGCCCTCTTGGAATGTTTttgtttccaaataaagtcagttTAACTCCTATGACCTTGAAGCCAAGCTCCTTTCCCATCAATGCCATGTTTCTGCTAAATGGACAGGCCCCCGGATGGCCCATAGAGAGGGGAGACCCCAGACCCAGAAGGGCTGTGGGGCATGGAGCTGCAAGCTGGCTTCCTCAGTGCACTTCTGAAGGGGTGGGTTTTCCTGGTAGGACAGTGGATGGAAAGGGGCTCTACAGGGGTCTGGAGAGCCTCCTGGACCATGGCGGGTCTGTGAACAACCAGCTTGGGGGAGCGCTGGGCAGGGGGCCAAGCAGAACCTGAGCCTTCCTGGGTGGTGCCGAGTCCCAGGTACCCTCCCAGAGGACTCAGGCCTGTGCCCTGTGATTTCTGAGGTAAGTCACTCATTCACAGAATGTTTGTGGCTGGGGAAGACCAATGTCTGGTCAAAACCCTGTGTCCCCACCATGAGAGTCTGACGACAGGAAAGATCAAGGGATCAAGGTGAATTTATTCAGGTGCCCTAAGAGGTGCTGACAGGTTGGAAGTTGAGGCCAGCTGGGGGGTTCCTGGGGAGCCAGGGGGCAAAGGTCACAAAGGGACAGTGGAGATGTGGAGGCGTCCCATCCTCAGGCAAGGGCAGCTGTCTAACAAGATCAGGACGAGGACTGAGTGGATGTGAGGAGCATAGCCACAGTGGGGCCTGGAGTCCAGCTGGCCCTGGGGGGAGTGTCTGGTCAGCAGGAGGACTTCTGGCCAGTTGAGGGGCCACAGCAGGCTGGGCGGGGGCACACAGGGTGGCAGAGCAGGGACACACAGGAGGAGGTGGGGGCACAGCAGGAGGAGGTAGGCACACGGCAGGCTGGCTTGCACAAGCGGTGGCAGATGAGGGACACACTGGAGGAGGGTCTGCAGCAGGAGGAGGCGCAGAGAGAGGGCTGGCAGTATGCGGAGGCTGGGCAGGGGGTGGCCTCACAGCACACGGGCACACAGCAGATGGGCTTGCAGCAGGCAGGCACGCAGCAGGCCTGCTGGCAGGGGGAGGGTGTGCAGCATGCAGACTGGCAGCTAGACTGCTGGCAGCACGAGGGAATCGGGCAGGGGGAGGTCTCATAGCAGACCGGCTTGGAGCAGACAGGCTTGCAGCAGACAGGCACACAGCAGATAGGCTTTCTGCAGACAGACATGCGGCAGGCCTGCTGGCAGGGGGAGGGTATGCAGCATGCAGGCTGGCAGCTAGACTGTTGGCAGCAGGAGGATTCACAGGAGCTAGTGCAGACTGATTGGCAGGGATTGGACCCACAGGCTGcctggctgcaggggctggacaCACAGCTCACAGGAGTGCAGACGAGGGTCAGGCAGGGGGCTGGGGCACAGCAGGTGGGGGCACAGCATGTGGACTGGCAGCAGGTGGAGGTGCAGCAGGGGGGCTCACAGCAGCTCTCGGGGTAGTCATCCACCTCCCAGGAGGGGCCAGTGCAAGACTCACAGGAACCAGGCAGGCAGACGCCACTGCCATAGTTCAGGTCGCTAGAGCAGACAGACGTGGTGGAAGCAGCCATGGTGGTGGGGGGAGGTTGTGGGAGgaggagtgagtgagtgagtgaggttCTCGGAGCTGCCGGGACTTTTATATATTCCTCCGTGTTGTGTGTTGtcccaccagaggctccatgaTGCCCTTCCCCTTCCTGGTTGGTGTCCCAGCCAGTTCCAAGACCTCATTAGGAATGTTCGTTTGCCATGGTGTTGTCCAGCCTGTAAATCTTCATAGGTggcctgggcctcagtgtcccaTCGCAATCTGTGGTCCCACAGGAGTAGGAGTCCGGGCTATGATCCCAGCCTGGGTCCATGGGGCCCATGAGGGCAGTGGGTGTCAGGAGGGTGGGAATGTCCTGAGTCCTCCTTTATTTGCTGGGAGCATGGTCTGGTTAACAGCAATTGAAGCACTCAGACAATCACTGGCGATTGTATGAAGCCAAAACTCTGCTAAGTGATTTCCCACTGCCTCAAACACCTCTAGTGTAGCCTTCCTGTGCCCCCTGTGAAGGCAgggttgtagaggtgttgggtgtCCTGCCCAGGGCCACAATTTGTGAGAGACAGGCTGTGACAAGGGCCTGACCTCTTGGCCCCGTGCTCTGGACCATTTGTCATAGACAAAGCATCTCTCTCCAGTCCTGGCTTAGTGTGTCCATTATCCACATGGTCCTTCTGCTTGGGAGAGAGCAGCAATTCTTTGTATTCTAGGCCAAGGATTGTGTTGGACATGGGTTGGCCCCTTCCCTGGTCAGGCACAAGGATAGTTTCTTGGGCTTGTTGTTCTTGGTTTCTGAACCACACCCAGTGACCATGCTGGACTGCACGTGGGTCATTACCTAGCATCAGGTAGGAACTCGTAATGGGCAATTGACTAATTGCTGGAGACTGTGGACAAGCTTGAgaggttaaaataaataaatgaataaaagctCCTGGAGGCCCAGCTTTAGCAGGACCCCATACATTCCTAAGTTGTACCTCCAGGAGTCCCATCAGGTTCTCACTGTGAAACTCAGAGAGAAATTCCGTTGAACTTCCGGCAAGGGGAGGGGAAaagtaaccattttgaaaaatggcCAGAGTATTCTGTTCTCCTTAACAAATGGTCTGCCCTCAAGGAAACCTATTTTGCCAGAGCCTAATCAACATGGGGGAATGTCCAACTCCAGCCCCCTCTAACTTTCCATATTCGGGAAAGGAAATACCCAACTCTAGCCCTCTCTAACTTTCAGCATGGGGGAAGGGAAATACCCAACTCCAGCCCCCTCTGGGTTTCCACATGGGGGAAGGAAAATACCCAACTCCAGCCCCCTCTAGGTTTCCACATGGGGGAAGGGAAATATCCAACTCCAGCCCCCTCTAACTTTCCACATGGGGGAAGGGAAATAACCAACTCCAGCCCCCTCTAACTTTCCACGTGGGGGAAGAGAAATACCCAACTCCAGCCCCCTGTAGGTTTCCACATGGGGGAAAGGAAATACCCAACTCCAGCCCCCTCTAACTTTCCACATGGGGGAAGGGAAATACCCAACTCCAGCCCCGTATAGGTTTCCACATGGGGGAAAGGAAATACCCAACTCCAGCCCCCTCTAACTTTCTACATGGGGGAAGGGAAATACCCAACTCCAGCCCCACATAGGTTTCCACATGCGGGAAAGGAAATACCCAACTCCAGCCCCCTCTAGCCTTCCTGTCTCACctacagagtgaaaaaaaaaatctgagaagcactTGTGAAGGTCACAGCCCAGGGGCACAGATCCACTAAAAGAATGAGACCTAAACATataatcatatgctacttccccTCCTCCCACATCTTACCATCACATCAATAGGGCCTCTGTATAAAATTGGGACATTATAACTGAAGAGACCTGAAAAGCTTAAACTCTATTTAAGGAATCTCTAGGGAAAATAAAGATTGAATCTTATACTACACTTGTGTGCCAGCACCAAATTCTCTCAGGGAAAAGCTATCTCCCCCCCTCCCCTACCttactctgtctctgtctctctctatgttgttgttaggtgccattgagccatttctgactcatagcgatcctatgcacaacagaacgaaaccctgcctggtcctgtgccatcctcacaatcattgctgtgtttgagaccgttgttgctgccactgtgtccgTCACCCTCATcgacggtcttcctcttctttgctgacgctctaccttaccaaccatgatgtccatctctagggactggtcacacccgataacacgttcaaagtacatgagacgaagtcttgccatccttgcttctaaggagcattctggctatatttcttccaagacagactcgttcattcttctagctgtccatagtatattcgatattctccaccaacaccataattcaaaggcatcaattcttctttggtctttcttctttgtccagctttcacatgcatatgattggattgaaaatattatggcttgagtcagacacaccttagtcctcaaagtaacatctttgcttttcaacaccttaaagaggtcttttacagccaaTTTGTCTGatacaatacattgtttgatttcttcactgctgcttccatgggtgctgattgcgtatccaagtaaaatgaaatccttgatgactcaatcttttctctgtttatcgtaatgttcctgttggtccagttgtgaggatttttgttttctttctgtataggtgcaatccctactgatGGCTACAgcagtcattgatcttcatcagtaaacgcttcaagtcctcttcgctttcagcaagcaaggttgtatcatctgtatgtcacaggttgttaatgagttgtccatcaatcctgatgccatattcttcttcatacagtccagcttctcagattatttgcttaacgtacagattgaaaaagtacagTGAAAAGGTACAAccttgacatacacctttccagattttaaaccacgcagtatctccttgttctgttcgaaagactgcctcttggtcatgttgcattctggaattcctgttcttcacaatgttattgataatttgttatgatccatacagtacaatgcctttgcatagtcaataaaacacaggtaaatatctttttgatattctctgctttcagccaagacctgtctccctctcttcctctctctatatatatgaatatatatacatgtataaatttttaaaatacaaattttatcACACTCTCCCCACTGTTCTACATGTTTAGTTTTTCCTAAAAGTAATATAACTTGGAGCTCTTTTCCTATGAATATATAATGTTCTCACATCTGTGTAGAATTCTACATGGGTCTTATGTTTGGGTTCTATTGCTAttcaaaaaaataccacaaacttaATAGCTTAAAATAAcccacatttattatctcacagtttctgtggttcAGGAGTCCCAACACAGCTAGACTGGGTTCTCTGCTGGGTTCTGAGGAGGGTGTATCATCTGAGGTTCAGCTGCAGAAGAATCCACTTTCATGCACATGTGGATGTTGGCATGATTCAGTCCCTTGCAGGTTGTCGGACCgagggcctcagttccttgctgaTTGTTGGCCAGAGGctgccctcagttccttgccatgtggtcCCTCCATAGGAAGCTCACAACAAGGTGCTCACAAGACAGGCATTATGATCTTACATAATGTAATCACATACACATAATAACGTAGATCTCATCACCTTGGTTgtattctgttatggattgaattgtgttcccccagaaaatgtgtgtcaacttggctagtccgtgattctcagtattatgtgattgtccaccattttgtcatctgatgtgattttcctatgtgttgtaaatcctacctttttgatgttaatgaggcaggattagaggcagttatgttaatgaggcaggactcaatctaggttgtgtcttaagtcaatctcttttgagttataaagagagaagcaagcagagagacaggggacctcataccaccaaaaaggaagagccaggagaatagtgtatcctttggacccggggtccctgtgctgagcagctccttgaccagggaagattgatgacaatgaccttccctcagagtcaacagagagaaagccttcccttggagctggcatcctgaatttggacttctagccttctagattgtgagagaataaatttctctttgttaaaatcacccatttgtggtacccacacacgtctgtcagtttgttgtactgtgcagGTTTGTGTATTGccatggtgctggaagctatgccataggtattgaaataccagcagggtcatctatggcagacagatttcagttgagcttccaggctaggacagactaggaagaaggacccaatgatctacttctgaaaagaattagccggtgaaaaccttatgaatagcagcggaacattgtctgatatagtgctggaagatgagcccatcaggttggaaggcacttaaaacgggactggggaagagctgccacctcaaagtagagtcgaccttaatgacgtggatggagtcaagcttt
The window above is part of the Elephas maximus indicus isolate mEleMax1 chromosome 2, mEleMax1 primary haplotype, whole genome shotgun sequence genome. Proteins encoded here:
- the LOC126070636 gene encoding keratin-associated protein 10-12-like — translated: MAASTTSVCSSDLNYGSGVCLPGSCESCTGPSWEVDDYPESCCEPPCCTSTCCQSTCCAPTCCAPAPCLTLVCTPVSCVSSPCSQAACGSNPCQSVCTSSCESSCCQQSSCQPACCIPSPCQQACRMSVCRKPICCVPVCCKPVCSKPVCYETSPCPIPSCCQQSSCQSACCTPSPCQQACCVPACCKPICCVPVCCEATPCPASAYCQPSLCASSCCRPSSSVSLICHRLCKPACRVPTSSCCAPTSSCVSLLCHPVCPRPACCGPSTGQKSSC